In a single window of the Gadus macrocephalus chromosome 6, ASM3116895v1 genome:
- the ikbkb gene encoding inhibitor of nuclear factor kappa-B kinase subunit beta isoform X1, with amino-acid sequence MNRAPLQQPQSCGSWELKERLGTGGFGNVTRWQNKDTEEQVAIKQCRQELSERNKERWCLEIQIMKRLDHVNVVAARDVPEGMQRLVATNDLPLLAMEYCQGGDLRKYLNLLDNCCGMREGSVLILLRDISSALTYLHKKRIIHRDLKPENIVLQQGEKRLIHKIIDLGYAKELDQSSLCTSFVGTLQYLAPELIERQKYTVTVDYWSFGTLVFECITGFRPFLPTWQPVLWHNKLRLKQDHDIVVYEDLSGEVRFSKHLPPPNNLNSLLLERMEKWLQLMLKWSPQERGKDPNSTSGNCFSQLETILELKLVHVLNMVSGKIFSYSVTAGETVTDLQLRIEQDTGIPPANQELLLETGVALESGKEALQCAVDYTEIDGRRTDMPLVFLFDRSSCSYEPLFTPRTLPENIRFVQTDPKHMLPYSPLRRTCGQAWQTIRSLKEDWQRLQQGQKAAIMSLLRHNSSLSKQKNEMVSMYQRLTAKLEFFTTSLSIDMEKYQEQRAAGIASEKLLSVWKEMEQTAASCGQARVSELEEEMMMLQTDIVELQRQPWRSGEVLETLEGKAMELFRKLREKPREQRCSGDSQEVVRLVVQALQFYERKLRDFYTHLSKTVVCRQRVMELLPKVEGVVQRMAESEQVLMGLQEKRQRELWELLKVACSKVRSPVSGSPDGMRTPSSVPQLLTPRQSLQNPSSDGPPLRDEPLVEQSRMFESRLQCLLKDTIQESESSMEMLREWTWMNGGQDFSSDLS; translated from the exons ATGAACCGGGCGCCCTTGCAGCAGCCCCAGAGCTGCGGGTCCTGGGAGCTGAAGGAGCGACTAGGCACCGGGGGCTTTGGGAATGTCACCAGGTGGCAGAACAAG GACACAGAGGAGCAGGTTGCTATTAAACAGTGCCGACAAGAACTGAGCGAGAGAAACAAGGAGAGATGGTGTCTGGAGATCCAGATCATGAAGAG GTTGGACCATGTCAACGTGGTGGCGGCCAGGGACGTTCCAGAAGGGATGCAGAGACTAGTTGCCACCAACGACCTGCCATTACTGGCCATGGAGTACTGCCAGGGAGGCGACCtgaggaag TACCTCAACCTCCTGGACAACTGCTGTGGAATGAGGGAGGGATCAGTCCTGATTCTGCTGCGGGACATTT CCTCGGCCCTAACGTACCTCCACAAAAAGAGGATCATCCACAGAGATCTGAAACCCGAGAACATTGTGCTGCAGCAGGGGGAGAAGAGG TTGATCCATAAAATCATAGACCTGGGCTATGCCAAGGAGCTGGACCAGAGTAGCCTGTGTACGTCATTCGTCGGAACGCTGCAGTACCTG GCGCCAGAGCTGATTGAGAGACAGAAGTACACGGTCACGGTGGACTACTGGAGTTTTGGCACGTTGGTGTTTGAGTGCATCACAGGATTCCGCCCCTTCTTACCAACCTGGCAACCTGTTCTCTG GCACAACAAACTGAGGTTGAAACAAGATCACGACATCGTGGTGTACGAGGACCTGAGCGGCGAGGTCCGCTTTTCTAAACATCTGCCCCCGCCAAATAATCTAAacag TCTGTTGTTGGAGAGGATGGAAAAGTGGCTGCAGCTGATGCTGAAGTGGTCTCCACAGGAGCGAGGCAAAGACCCCAACTCCACATCGGGCAACTGCTTCTCCCAGCTGGAGACCATCCTGGAGCTCAAG CTGGTCCATGTGCTCAACATGGTCTCCGGCAAGATATTCTCCTACTCGGTCACGGCCGGTGAGACAGTGACTGACCTACAGCTGCGAATAGAGCAGGACACAGGCAtccctccagccaatcaggagcTGCTCCTAGAAACCGGGGTGGCACTGGAGTCTGGCAAAGAGGCCCTGCAGTGTGCCGTGGACTACACA gagataGACGGCCGGCGAACAGACATGCCTCTGGTCTTCCTATTCGACCGGTCCTCCTGCAGCTACGAGCCACTGTTCACCCCCCGCACCCTCCCGGAGAACATCCGCTTCGTCC AGACGGACCCCAAGCACATGCTGCCCTACAGCCCACTGAGGAGGACGTGCGGCCAGGCGTGGCAGACCATTCGCTCTCTGAAGGAGGACTGGCAGAGGCTGCAGCAGGGCCAGAAAGCGGCCAT TATGAGCCTGCTGAGACACAACTCGTCGCTGTCCAAGCAGAAGAACGAGATGGTGTCCATGTACCAGAGACTCACGGCCAAGCTGGAGTTCTTCACCACCAGTCTGAGCATCGACATGGAGAAGTACCAGGAGCAACGGGCCGCCGGGATCG CGTCAGAGAAGCTCCTAAGTGTGTggaaggagatggagcagaCGGCTGCCAGCTGTGGCCAG GCCAGGGTGAGTGAGCTGGAAGAGGAGATGATGATGCTGCAGACCGACATCGTGGAGCTGCAGAGACAGCcatggaggagtggagaggttCTGGAGACCCT TGAAGGAAAAGCCATGGAACTCTTCAGGAAGCTCAGAGAGAAACCCAGAG AACAGAGGTGCTCGGGGGACAGTCAGGAGGTAGTTCGTCTGGTGGTGCAGGCTCTGCAGTTCTATGAGAGGAAACTTAGAGACTTCTACACTCACCTGAG taagaCAGTCGTGTGCCGCCAGCGTGTGATGGAGCTGCTGCCAAAGGTGGAGGGCGTGGTCCAGAGGATGGCTGAGAGCGAGCAGGTCCTTATGGGACTCCAGGAGAAACGCCAGAGGGAACTGTGGGAGCTGCTCAAAGTGGCCTGC AGTAAAGTCCGCAGCCCAGTCAGCGGGAGTCCCGATGGTATGAGAACCCCCTCTTCAGTACCCCAACTCCTGACCCCAAGACAGAGCCTGCAGAATcc GTCGTCTGACGGTCCTCCTCTCAGAGATGAGCCGCTGGTGGAGCAGAGCAGGATGTTCGAGAGCCGCCTGCAGTGTCTGCTGAAGGACACCATCCAGGAGTCAGAGAGCTCCATGGAG
- the ikbkb gene encoding inhibitor of nuclear factor kappa-B kinase subunit beta isoform X2 translates to MNRAPLQQPQSCGSWELKERLGTGGFGNVTRWQNKDTEEQVAIKQCRQELSERNKERWCLEIQIMKRLDHVNVVAARDVPEGMQRLVATNDLPLLAMEYCQGGDLRKYLNLLDNCCGMREGSVLILLRDISSALTYLHKKRIIHRDLKPENIVLQQGEKRLIHKIIDLGYAKELDQSSLCTSFVGTLQYLAPELIERQKYTVTVDYWSFGTLVFECITGFRPFLPTWQPVLWHNKLRLKQDHDIVVYEDLSGEVRFSKHLPPPNNLNSLLLERMEKWLQLMLKWSPQERGKDPNSTSGNCFSQLETILELKLVHVLNMVSGKIFSYSVTAGETVTDLQLRIEQDTGIPPANQELLLETGVALESGKEALQCAVDYTEIDGRRTDMPLVFLFDRSSCSYEPLFTPRTLPENIRFVQTDPKHMLPYSPLRRTCGQAWQTIRSLKEDWQRLQQGQKAAIMSLLRHNSSLSKQKNEMVSMYQRLTAKLEFFTTSLSIDMEKYQEQRAAGIASEKLLSVWKEMEQTAASCGQARVSELEEEMMMLQTDIVELQRQPWRSGEVLETLEGKAMELFRKLREKPREQRCSGDSQEVVRLVVQALQFYERKLRDFYTHLSKTVVCRQRVMELLPKVEGVVQRMAESEQVLMGLQEKRQRELWELLKVACSKVRSPVSGSPDGMRTPSSVPQLLTPRQSLQNPNIGNMTRWCVVGMPPGRLTVLLSEMSRWWSRAGCSRAACSVC, encoded by the exons ATGAACCGGGCGCCCTTGCAGCAGCCCCAGAGCTGCGGGTCCTGGGAGCTGAAGGAGCGACTAGGCACCGGGGGCTTTGGGAATGTCACCAGGTGGCAGAACAAG GACACAGAGGAGCAGGTTGCTATTAAACAGTGCCGACAAGAACTGAGCGAGAGAAACAAGGAGAGATGGTGTCTGGAGATCCAGATCATGAAGAG GTTGGACCATGTCAACGTGGTGGCGGCCAGGGACGTTCCAGAAGGGATGCAGAGACTAGTTGCCACCAACGACCTGCCATTACTGGCCATGGAGTACTGCCAGGGAGGCGACCtgaggaag TACCTCAACCTCCTGGACAACTGCTGTGGAATGAGGGAGGGATCAGTCCTGATTCTGCTGCGGGACATTT CCTCGGCCCTAACGTACCTCCACAAAAAGAGGATCATCCACAGAGATCTGAAACCCGAGAACATTGTGCTGCAGCAGGGGGAGAAGAGG TTGATCCATAAAATCATAGACCTGGGCTATGCCAAGGAGCTGGACCAGAGTAGCCTGTGTACGTCATTCGTCGGAACGCTGCAGTACCTG GCGCCAGAGCTGATTGAGAGACAGAAGTACACGGTCACGGTGGACTACTGGAGTTTTGGCACGTTGGTGTTTGAGTGCATCACAGGATTCCGCCCCTTCTTACCAACCTGGCAACCTGTTCTCTG GCACAACAAACTGAGGTTGAAACAAGATCACGACATCGTGGTGTACGAGGACCTGAGCGGCGAGGTCCGCTTTTCTAAACATCTGCCCCCGCCAAATAATCTAAacag TCTGTTGTTGGAGAGGATGGAAAAGTGGCTGCAGCTGATGCTGAAGTGGTCTCCACAGGAGCGAGGCAAAGACCCCAACTCCACATCGGGCAACTGCTTCTCCCAGCTGGAGACCATCCTGGAGCTCAAG CTGGTCCATGTGCTCAACATGGTCTCCGGCAAGATATTCTCCTACTCGGTCACGGCCGGTGAGACAGTGACTGACCTACAGCTGCGAATAGAGCAGGACACAGGCAtccctccagccaatcaggagcTGCTCCTAGAAACCGGGGTGGCACTGGAGTCTGGCAAAGAGGCCCTGCAGTGTGCCGTGGACTACACA gagataGACGGCCGGCGAACAGACATGCCTCTGGTCTTCCTATTCGACCGGTCCTCCTGCAGCTACGAGCCACTGTTCACCCCCCGCACCCTCCCGGAGAACATCCGCTTCGTCC AGACGGACCCCAAGCACATGCTGCCCTACAGCCCACTGAGGAGGACGTGCGGCCAGGCGTGGCAGACCATTCGCTCTCTGAAGGAGGACTGGCAGAGGCTGCAGCAGGGCCAGAAAGCGGCCAT TATGAGCCTGCTGAGACACAACTCGTCGCTGTCCAAGCAGAAGAACGAGATGGTGTCCATGTACCAGAGACTCACGGCCAAGCTGGAGTTCTTCACCACCAGTCTGAGCATCGACATGGAGAAGTACCAGGAGCAACGGGCCGCCGGGATCG CGTCAGAGAAGCTCCTAAGTGTGTggaaggagatggagcagaCGGCTGCCAGCTGTGGCCAG GCCAGGGTGAGTGAGCTGGAAGAGGAGATGATGATGCTGCAGACCGACATCGTGGAGCTGCAGAGACAGCcatggaggagtggagaggttCTGGAGACCCT TGAAGGAAAAGCCATGGAACTCTTCAGGAAGCTCAGAGAGAAACCCAGAG AACAGAGGTGCTCGGGGGACAGTCAGGAGGTAGTTCGTCTGGTGGTGCAGGCTCTGCAGTTCTATGAGAGGAAACTTAGAGACTTCTACACTCACCTGAG taagaCAGTCGTGTGCCGCCAGCGTGTGATGGAGCTGCTGCCAAAGGTGGAGGGCGTGGTCCAGAGGATGGCTGAGAGCGAGCAGGTCCTTATGGGACTCCAGGAGAAACGCCAGAGGGAACTGTGGGAGCTGCTCAAAGTGGCCTGC AGTAAAGTCCGCAGCCCAGTCAGCGGGAGTCCCGATGGTATGAGAACCCCCTCTTCAGTACCCCAACTCCTGACCCCAAGACAGAGCCTGCAGAATcc TAATATTGGCAACATGACTCGGTGGTGTGTGGTGGGAATGCCTCCAGGTCGTCTGACGGTCCTCCTCTCAGAGATGAGCCGCTGGTGGAGCAGAGCAGGATGTTCGAGAGCCGCCTGCAGTGTCTGCTGA